A single genomic interval of Gossypium raimondii isolate GPD5lz chromosome 11, ASM2569854v1, whole genome shotgun sequence harbors:
- the LOC105761358 gene encoding probable disease resistance RPP8-like protein 4 has product MHDLMRDLCLSKAKQENLVFIVDRPNASSLSMIRKEAIEKSLPLKVLNYVEEHEDDDCNPLFWILITLARSTGRHKIHEICRYMFNNFKLLRVLNYEIRTRRTRDLFGGWKLPSDIGNLVHLRFLSLRNFEFQRSKLPSSLGNLRCLQTLDLRVDDRIHVPNVKWRMEQLRHLYLPLRCKSRTKLKLGTLTKLLTLVNFKTKNCYLKDLINMTNLRELGINLPFNIENFNEKELGENPPIIGSKYLHSLSITYEEGLKIFTLFSIDVIMKSWSKIDPRHLAHLLSNCTSICKLSITRVISELPEYHYFSSHLAYIRLICCKFEEDPMPTLEKLPNLRILELKYTSEGKEMFCSAQGFPKLESLILAELYKLEEWKVDEGAMPSLQRLEIEECGNLKMLPEGLRFITTLKELKLELMPKAFKDRLEEGGEDFCKVKHVPSVIFQKCG; this is encoded by the exons ATGCATGATCTGATGAGAGATCTTTGCTTATCAAAAGCAAAACAAGAAAATCTTGTCTTCATTGTTGATCGACCGAATGCATCTTCGTTATCTATGATTCGGAAG GAGGCAATTGAAAAATCTTTGCCCTTGAAAGTGTTGAATTACGTTGAAGAACATGAAGATGATGATTGTAATCCACTATTTTGGATTCTTATAACTTTGGCACGTTCTACAGGACGTCATAAAATTCACGAAATTTGTAGATACATGTTCAACAACTTCAAATTGCTAAGAGTCCTAAACTATGAGATAAGAACAAGAAGAACACGTGATCTTTTTGGAGGGTGGAAGTTACCCAGTGATATAGGTAATCTCGTCCATTTAAGATTCTTGAGTCTAAGGAATTTTGAGTTCCAACGGTCAAAGTTGCCATCATCTCTAGGCAACTTAAGGTGCTTGCAAACCTTGGATTTAAGAGTTGATGACAGAATTCATGTACCTAATGTGAAATGGAGGATGGAGCAACTAAGACATTTATATCTCCCTTTGAGATGTAAAAGCAGAACTAAGTTGAAGTTGGGTACTTTGACAAAACTCCTAACACTTGTGAACTTCAAGACCAAGAATTGTTATCTGAAGGATCTTATCAACATGACAAATCTTAGAGAGTTGGGGATAAATTTGCCcttcaatattgaaaatttcaatgaGAAGGAGTTGGGCGAGAATCCACCCATAATCGGAAGTAAATATCTTCATTCCTTGTCTATTACCTATGAAGAAGGACtgaaaatatttactttattttctattGATGTCATTATGAAATCCTGGTCAAAAATAGATCCAAGACATTTGGCCCACCTCCTTTCAAATTGTACTAGTATTTGCAAGTTGAGTATAACAAGAGTGATAAGTGAGTTACCAGAGTATCACTACTTCTCTTCCCATCTCGCTTACATACGGTTGATATGTTGTAAGTTTGAGGAAGATCCAATGCCAACACTAGAGAAGCTGCCTAACTTAAGGATTCTTGAACTCAAATATACTTCAGAAGGAAAGGAAATGTTTTGCTCTGCTCAGGGTTTTCCTAAACTTGAGTCTCTAATCCTTGCGGAGCTCTACAAATTGGAGGAGTGGAAGGTGGATGAAGGAGCCATGCCTTCTCTTCAGCGATTGGAGATTGAGGAATGTGGAAACTTGAAGATGCTTCCAGAGGGATTGAGGTTCATTACAACCCTCAAAGAACTGAAGCTTGAATTAATGCCAAAGGCATTCAAAGATAGATTAGAGGAAGGAGGAGAAGATTTCTGCAAAGTCAAACATGTTCCTTCTGTCATATTCCAAAAATGTGGCTAA
- the LOC105801345 gene encoding LOW QUALITY PROTEIN: probable disease resistance protein At1g58602 (The sequence of the model RefSeq protein was modified relative to this genomic sequence to represent the inferred CDS: inserted 2 bases in 2 codons): MLNLYNIRNIIDVVEMKILGENMVKHCAGLPLAIVVLGGLLATKNNSLNEWRKISDNVKSYLKKGKNQRPEDVLALSYDDLPPYLRPCFLHLSHFPEDYMIDVDRLTQLWVAEGIVSSKQEERNGGEIAEDVAESYLTELVERCMIQVRERDVATLKVKTIQMHDLMRDLSLSKAKQENFVFIVDQSNASSLSMIRNVRRVSVHEXFFIQCIKSPNIRSLLFFNEFFPEEALEKSLPLEVLNYVEEHEDEVCNPLVWILMISRTGTSFLNARGIWRYMFNNFKLLRALNYERTTGDRFVGFKFPSDIGNLIHLRFLSLKDLEFTWPKLPSSLGNLRCLQTLDLRVDSYKIHVPNVIWRMEQLRHLYLPWRCKSRTKLKLGTLRKLLTLVNFNTKNCYLKDLINMTNLRELGINLPFNFENFNEKELGENPFIIGSKYLHSLSIITRRLKISIDPRHLAHLLSTCTSICKLSIAAEISKLPEYHYFSSHLTYIRLRWCKFEEDPMPTLEKLPNLRILEFECSLKGKEMFCSAQGFPKLESLILAEVDNLEEWEVDDGXMPSLQRLDIRHCPSLKMLPEGLSSITTLKELKIESMPKAFKERLEKGGEDFYIVKDVPNIIFHACYLY; encoded by the exons atGCTTAACTTGTACAATATAA gAAATATAATCGACGTCgtggaaatgaaaattttaggagAGAACATGGTTAAACATTGTGCAGGGCTTCCATTAGCCATTGTTGTATTGGGAGGACTTTTGGCTACAAAGAATAATTCATTAAACGAATGGCGAAAGATATCTGACAATGTAAAATCATACTTGAAGAAAGGCAAAAATCAAAGACCAGAGGATGTGTTAGCATTAAGTTATGATGATTTGCCTCCCTATCTAAGACCATGTTTCCTCCATCTAAGCCATTTTCCGGAGGATTATATGATAGATGTGGATAGATTGACTCAATTATGGGTTGCTGAAGGTATTGTGTCATCAAAgcaagaagaaagaaatggtGGAGAAATTGCGGAAGATGTGGCGGAATCTTATTTAACGGAGCTTGTGGAAAGGTGTATGATTCAAGTACGAGAAAGAGATGTGGCAACCTTAAAGGTCAAAACAATTCAGATGCATGATCTGATGAGAGATCTTTCCTTATCAAAggcaaaacaagaaaattttgtcTTCATTGTTGATCAATCAAATGCATCTTCATTATCTATGATTCGGAACGTTCGAAGGGTTTCTGTGCATG TTTTTTTCATACAATGCATTAAAAGTCCAAATATTCGGTCACTTTTGTTCTTCAATGAGTTCTTTCCGGAGGAGGCATTAGAAAAATCTTTGCCTTTGGAAGTGTTGAATTACGTTGAAGAACATGAAGATGAAGTTTGTAATCCACTTGTTTGGATTCTTATGATTTCGCGAACTGGTACGAGCTTTCTTAATGCTCGGGGAATTTGGAGATACATGTTCAACAACTTCAAATTGCTAAGAGCCCTAAACTATGAGAGAACAACAGGTGATCGTTTTGTAGGGTTTAAGTTTCCCAGTGATATAGGTAATCTCATCCATTTAAGATTCTTGAGTCTAAAGGATCTTGAGTTCACATGGCCAAAGTTGCCATCATCTCTAGGCAACTTAAGGTGCTTGCAAACCTTGGATTTAAGAGTTGATAGTTACAAAATTCATGTACCTAATGTGATATGGAGGATGGAGCAACTAAGACATTTATATCTCCCTTGGAGATGTAAAAGCAGAACTAAGTTGAAGTTGGGTACTTTGAGAAAACTCCTAACACTTGTGAACTTCAACACCAAGAATTGTTATCTGAAGGATCTTATCAACATGACAAATCTTAGAGAGTTGGGGATAAATTtacccttcaattttgaaaatttcaatgaGAAGGAGTTGGGCGAGAATCCATTCATAATCGGAAGCAAATATCTTCATTCCTTGTCTATTATTACCCGTAGGCTAAAGATATCAATAGATCCAAGACATTTGGCCCACCTCCTTTCAACTTGTACAAGTATTTGCAAGTTGAGTATAGCAGCAGAGATAAGTAAGTTACCAGAGTATCACTACTTCTCTTCACATCTCACTTACATACGGTTGAGATGGTGCAAGTTTGAGGAAGATCCAATGCCAACACTAGAGAAGCTGCCTAACTTAAGGATTCTTGAATTCGAATGTTCTttgaaaggaaaggaaatgttTTGCTCTGCTCAGGGTTTTCCTAAACTTGAGTCTCTAATCCTTGCGGAGGTCGACAATTTGGAGGAGTGGGAGGTGGATGACG CCATGCCTTCTCTTCAGCGATTGGATATCAGGCATTGCCCAAGCTTGAAGATGCTTCCAGAGGGATTGAGCTCCATTACAACCCTCAAAGAACTGAAGATTGAATCAATGCCAAAGGCATTCAAAGAAAGATTGGAGAAAGGAGGAGAAGATTTCTACATAGTCAAAGATGTTCCTAATATCATATTCCATGCCTGTTACCTATATTGA